The following proteins are co-located in the Rhea pennata isolate bPtePen1 chromosome 2, bPtePen1.pri, whole genome shotgun sequence genome:
- the FOXH1 gene encoding LOW QUALITY PROTEIN: forkhead box protein H1 (The sequence of the model RefSeq protein was modified relative to this genomic sequence to represent the inferred CDS: deleted 2 bases in 1 codon), whose protein sequence is MAPRPWRGRRRRRHRHRHRDQDQDQDRHRDQDQNRHRHRSRDQDRHQDRDQDRDQDRDQERPRRYRRHPKPPYSYLALIALVIRAAPGRRLKLAQIIQEISSLFPFFSEGYQGWKDSIRHNLSSNACFAKVLKDPAKPKAKGNYWTVDVSRIPPDALKLQNTAVARQEAAAFARDLAPFPPPAADLDVPPNKSVYDVWLSHPGDMVHPALYG, encoded by the exons ATGGcg CCGCGGCCatggcgcgggcggcgccgccggcggcaccggcaccggcaccgggaCCAGGACCAGGACCAGGACCGGCACAGGGACCAGGACCAGAATCGTCATCGGCATCGCAGCCGGGACCAGGACCGGCACCAGGACCGGGACCAGGACCGGGACCAGGACCGGGACCAGgagcggccccgg cgctACCGGCGCCACCCGAAGCCGCCCTACTCGTACCTGGCGCTCATCGCGCTCGTCatccgcgccgcccccggccgccgcctcaAGCTCGCCCAG ATCATCCAGGAGATCAGCAGcctcttccccttcttctcGGAGGGCTACCAGGGCTGGAAGGACTCCATCCGCCACAACCTCTCCTCCAACGCCTGCTTCGCCAAG GTGCTGAAGGACCCGGCCAAGCCCAAGGCCAAGGGCAACTACTGGACGGTGGACGTGAGCCGCATCCCGCCGGACGCCCTCAAGCTGCAGAACACGGCCGTGGCGCGGCAGGAGGCGGCCGCCTTCGCCCGCGAC CTGGCGCCCTTC ccgccgcccgccgccgacCTCGACGTGCCGCCCAACAAGAGCGTCTACGACGTGTGGCTGAGCCACCCCGGTGACATGGTGCACCCCGCGCTCTACGGCTag